GACCGGGGGGTGCCAGCGGTGACGATACCGTTTTTGGGGCGCATATCGGGTATGATCAGGACTTTGGCAACTTTGTGCTGGGGGGCGAGTTTGAATACAACCGCCTCTCTCTGGATTTAGGGTCAACCCAGGGTAGCCTGGACAGCATGACTCGTCTGAAGCTGCGCGGTGGATACGATTTCGGCAGCGCTCTTGGGTATGTGGTTGTCGGCGCGGCGCGCGCCGAAACCTCGGTCGATAACGACACAGCAGCCGTTTACGGCATTGGCGTTGCCTATCCGATCGGCGAGAATTTTGTTATCAGCGGCGAGGCGCTGCGACAGGATTTCGACGATGTCACCCGTTCCAATGGCCGTCTGGATTCCAACGTTTTCAACCTGCGCACCACGTTCCGCTTTTGAACTCTATTCAGCCGCGTGGCGCTTTGCGAGCTGTTCGGCAAATGAACATAGCGTTCTCAGGGCACTCGCAAAACGATCATCATCAACCGTCATGGCCACCCGAATGTGCCCAGCGGCGGCCGCCCCAAAGCTTTCGCCCGGCATGACGGCAATGGCGTGCGAATCGAGCAGAGCGTTGGCAAACCCTTCCCCTGACAATCCGGTCTTGCGCACGTCCAGCATCAGGTACATCGCACCTTGCGCCGGCACCAGGCCAACGGTGTCCTGCGTCTGAAGTATCTTCATCGCCATCGACCGCCGTCGGCGGAACGGGGCGGCGATCTTCTCCTCCAACTCGGACCCTGCGGCCAGCGCAAAACTAGACGCGTCCTGAATGAAGCCCGGCACACCGTAGGTCGTGTGGGTGGCCAGGTTGATCAGATGGGCGATGACCTCTTCGGGACCGACGATCCAGCCACAACGCGACCCCGTCATGGCATGGGATTTGGACATGGACCCTACAACCAGCGTCCGTTCCTTCATGCCGGGCAACGCGCGCGGCGACAGGTGTTCGCCTTCCCAGACTTGCGTGTCATAGACCTCATCTGAAATCAGCCAAAGTCCACGCCGTTGGCAAACTTCTGCAACCGCTTCAAGTGACTGACGGGAATAGACAACTCCGGTCGGATTGTTGGGTGTATTGATCAAAAGCGAAACGGCACCGTCAGCGGCAGAATCAATCCTTTCGGCGCTGGGTTGAAAGGCATCTTCCACCGCGGTCTGAACCGCGCGGGCAACCGCTCCGACCCCGCGAATCGTGCCCGGGTACGTGGCGTAGTAGGGATCGAGGAACAGGCCTACATCGCCCAGATCACAGACAGCCATATGGGCTGCAAACAAGGCTGATTGCCCACCGGGGGTGATCAGAACATTGTTGCGCGTTGTGGGTACACCCGTATGCGTTTGCACACGTGCAGCGACCGTATCGCGTAAAAGATCCGTGCCGGGCACCATGGCATAGCCGGTGTGCCCTTCACGGGCAGAAAGATCCATCGCATGCAGGATCGATGGATCGGTCCGAATGTCATGTTCGCCAATCGTCAACTCGGTGACGGCCTGACCTTCGCTCAGCATCCTTCGGGCGCGATAAAACACGTCCCAGCCGTCGCTGCCACCGCCGGTGATCTGCGTGATGCGTTTTGACAGGTTCATTGGACCGCTCCCGGATTGCCTTTCGCTGAATGGGGCAGAGCGGTGCGCCTTTGTCAATCAGCTTCGCGGCGGCAAGGTCGCCTGCAGCTTTTTTGTTAGCGATGCGCGGACAAGGTCGTAAGAAACGGTCAGTCGATGCCGCAGTTCCTCAGCCTCTGCATCGAAAGGAAGGCGGACCCAACTGCGGTGGAAATATGGGGCTTTTACGCCGACACCAGCGTCGATGACCATCTGAGCCGTTTCCACGTCCGGTGTTTTCACGGACACCCCATCATTTGCGATGCCAATACAGGCGAACATCTTGCCACCGACTTTCCATGCATCATGGCCGCCGCCCCATGGGTCAGAAAGCTCGGCCCCCGGGAACTCTTGGCAAATGGAGTTGATGTAGTCGCGGTCCATATCGGGGACTGTGCCCGAGGGGGTGCGCAAACTCAATGCTTGGCTTGGACCTGATCCCGTGCTAACCGATGCACATGAACCCGGTGACCTGCATCATTATCTGCTGCATTACCTGCTGATTTATCAAGCGGGCCGGTTTCTTTCGTTTTCATCCCTGAGACAAGTTGCTAAGCCCGCGCCAACGCGCAAGCGAATGCTGTTTCTGAGGAGCCCGACCGATGACGACGATCAAGCTGCACAACACACGGACGCGGACGAAGGAAGACTTCGCTCCGATCGACCCTGAAAATGTGCGGATGTATGTCTGTGGTCCGACAGTCTATGACCGCGCGCATCTGGGCAACGCCCGCCCAGTGGTGGTGTTTGACGTGCTGTATCGTCTGCTGCGCCATGTTTATGGCGCGGATCACGTGACCTATGTGCGCAATTTCACTGACGTGGACGACAAGATCAACGCCACCGCGCTGGCGCGTAAACAGGCGGGCGCGGAAGGCACGTTAGAGCAGTTGGTGCAGGAGCGTTCCGATGAGACCATCGGCTGGTATCTGCACGACATGGGCGCTTTGGGAACTCTTGAACCCAACGAGATGCCGCGGGCGACCCAATACATCGACCAGATGATTGTGATGATCGAGGGGCTGATCGCAAAGGGCCATGCCTATGCCGCCGAAGGCCATGCCCTGTTTGCTGTCGACAGTTGGAAAGAGGGCTATGGCAAGCTGTCGGGCCGTTCGGTCGATGACATGATCGCAGGCGCGCGGGTCGAGGTGGCACCCTACAAGAAGAACCCGATGGATTTCGTGTTGTGGAAACCCTCGACCGACGAACTGCCGGGTTGGGACAGCCCGTGGGGGCGGGGGCGTCCGGGCTGGCATATCGAATGCTCGGCCATGAGCTATGAGCTGCTGGGCGAGAGCTTTGACATTCACGGCGGCGGCAACGACCTGATGTTCCCGCACCACGAGAACGAGATCGCGCAAAGCTGCTGCGCGCACCCGGAAGGTGAGTTTGCGCGCTACTGGCTGCACAATGAGATGCTGCAGGTCGAAGGTAAGAAAATGTCCAAATCGCTGGGCAATTTCTTCACCGTGCACGATCTGTTGGAGCAAGGCGTGCCGGGTGAGGTGATCCGGTTTGTGTTCCTGCAGACCCATTACCGCAAGCCGATGGATTGGACCGAGAAAAAGGCGCGTGAGGCCGAAGCGACGTTGCGCAAGTGGCGGGCGCTGACAGCGGGCGTCGAGCCCGCCGCCAGCGCGGCACCTGAGGTGGTCGCAGCGCTGAGCGATGATCTGAACACAGCAGGTGCCATGACCGAGCTGTACCGTCTTGCCTCGGACGGTGACGCAGCGGGTCTGTTGACGAGCGCGCAGTTGCTGGGGCTGTTGCTGCCAGAGATGGGCGCCTGGGCGGACACGGCATCTGTTGACCTGACTGCTCATGCGGACCGTTTGGCGAATGCACGGGCGTCAGCCATGCAGAACAAGGATTTCTCGGAAGTTGACCGCCTCAAGGTCGCATATGTTGCCGCAGGGCTTGAAGTACGCATGACCAAGGAAGGTGTGGAACTGGTGCCCGGTGCGGGGTTCGATGCCTCCAAACTGGAGGAGGTTTGATGACCAAAGAACGCCTCTACCTTTACGACACCACCCTGCGCGATGGACAACAAACGCAGGGCGTTCAGTTCTCGACCGCCGAAAAGGTGCAAATCGCGCAGGAGTTGGATGCACTGGGTGTGGATTACATCGAAGGTGGCTGGCCCGGTGCTAACCCAACCGACAGCGCGTTTTTCGAGGCTGCGCCAAAGTCGTCGGCCCGTTTGACGGCGTTCGGAATGACCAAGCGGGCAGGGCGCTCGGCTGAGAATGACGATGTGCTTGCAGCCGTGATGAATGCGGGTACGCAGGCCGTCTGTCTGGTGGGCAAGTCGCACGATTATCACGTGACCCATGCGTTGGGGATCTCGCTTGAGGACAATGTCGAGAACGTCCGCGCCTCGGTTGCACATATCGTGGCGCAGGGTCGCGAAGCGCTGTTCGATGCCGAGCATTTCTTTGATGGCTACAAGGACAATCCTGATTATGCGGTCGCGGTCTGTCGCGCCGCGCTGGACGCGGGCGCGCGGTGGGTAGTGCTGTGCGACACAAATGGTGGTGCTTTGCCGTCCGAGGTCGGACGGATTGTGTCAGAAGTAATCTCGGCAGGGCTGCCCGGTGATCGGTTGGGTATTCACACCCATAACGACACCGAGAACGCAGTGGCTTGTTCTCTGGCAGCGGTCGAGGCAGGGGCGCGACAGATTCAGGGTACGCTGAACGGTTTGGGAGAGCGTTGTGGCAATGCCAACCTGACGGCTTTGATTCCGACGCTGTTGCTGAAGGAACCCTATGCTTCTCAGTTTGAGACCGGCGTCAGTCTGGATGCATTGGCGGGGTTGACCCGCATCAGCCGGATGCTGGATGACGTTCTGAACCGGGTTCCCAGCAAGCAGGCGGCCTATGTGGGGGCGTCTGCCTTTGCGCATAAGGCCGGGCTGCATGCCAGTGCGATCCTCAAGGATCCGTCGACCTACGAACATGTCGAGCCTGCAAGTGTGGGCAACTCACGCATCATTCCGATGTCGAACCAGGCCGGGCAGTCGAACCTGCGCAAACGTCTGACCGAAGCCGGGCTGAGTGTCGAGGCGGGTGATCCCGCGCTCGGTCGGATCCTTGAACGGATCAAAACGCGCGAAGCGGATGGGTATTCCTATGACACCGCGCAAGCCAGTTTCGAGCTGTTGGCGCGGGACGAGCTGGGACAACTGCCCGAGTTCTTTGAAGTCAAACGCTACAAGGTCACGGTTGAACGGCGGAAGAACAAGTACAACAAGATGGTCAGTCTGTCTGAGGCCGTTGTTGTTGTGAAAGTGGATGGCGAAAAGAAACTGTCCGTCAGCGAATCCATGGATGATTCTGGCAGCGACCGGGGACCGGTGAACGCTCTGTCCAAAGCCTTGGCCAAGGATTTGGGGCGGTATTCGCAAGTCCTGTCAGATATGCGGTTGGTCGACTTCAAGGTGCGGATCACACAAGGCGGGACCGAAGCGGTTACGCGCGTCATCATCGACAGCGAAGACGGGCAGGGGCGGCGCTGGTCCACCGTGGGCGTCAGCGCGAACATAGTCGACGCATCGTTCGAAGCTTTGCTGGATGCAATTCAGTGGAAACTTGTGCGTGATTGCGACCCGCAGAAGGCAGCGGCTGAGTGAGCGTGGTCTTTGACGACGACGTCAAAGCCTGTGCCGCGCTGGTACAACGGGCTGATCCTGACCGATTCCGTGCCGCAATGGCAGCCCCGGTGGCGGCCCGCGCCGTTCTGTTCCCGATTTATGCACTGAATGTCGAAGTGGCGCGCGCGCCCTGGGTCACACAGGAATCGATGATAGCCGAGATGCGGCTCCAATGGTGGCGCGATGCCCTACAGGAAATTGCCGAAGGTACCACCGTTCGACGGCATGAAGTTGTAACACCTTTGTCTCGTGTACTGTCGCCGCATCTTGCCGGTGTTCTGGATGAATACGTAGCCGTAAGGCGTTGGGATATATACCGTGATCCGTTTGAAGATCAGGGACATTTCGACGCCTATATCAACCACAGCGCCGGGTCGTTGTTTGTGGCTTCGGCTCAAGCGCTGGGAATGGCGGATGAAGTTGCTCTTCGCGACTTTGGTTACGCCGTTGGTGTTGCAAACTGGCTTCGCGCGATTCCCGAACTGGAAAACAGGGGGCGGATTCCCTTGTTGGATGGCACTCCTGATGGGGTGCGTGCCCTTGCGCAATCTGCGCTGGGGCGATTGAACAAGGCAAGGGCAAACCGGGCTGCGATTTCTGCCGAAGCCCGTCCTGCGCTTTCTGCCGGGTGGCAGGCGGACTGGGTATTGAAGCAGGCCGTTGCGCGGCCTGAGCGTGTTGCCGCTGGCGCTTTGATACCGGGCGAAATGCGGCAGCGAGTGTCCCTGATGTGGACGGTCAGCAGCGGGCGCTGGTGATCAGGCCCGTTCCGGGTCGGCGGGACGCAGCACCAGCCACAGCAACGCGCCGCCCGCCAGCGTGAGAAGTGGCACCATGGCCAGGTTCACTGCCGTCCAGCCTTCGATCGCAGAGCCGCCCGAGCAGTTCATCAACCCGCCTGAGGCCAGCGAGGCCAATGTGACACCTCCGAAAACCAGCAGGTCGTTCAGGCCCTGCATCCGTCCACGCTCTTGCGGGTCATGCGAATCTGCCAGCATCGTCGTTGCGCCTATAAAGCCAAAGTTCCACCCAATACCCAGCAGAACAAGCGCGAGGAAGAAGTTCCCAAGTTCAACCCCTTGCAAGGCAACAACCCCGGCGCTTGCCAAAATGGCAAGGCCCAGCGCCACGACCTTTTCAACCCCGAAACGGGCGATTAGATGACCGGTAAAGAAACTGGGGATGTACATGGCCAACACGTGGCTTGTAACGATATCCGCTGCGTCGTTGGCCGAGAATCCACACCCAACAACGGCCAGTGGGGTCGAGGTCATTACAAGGTTCATCAGCGCGTAAGACACCATCGCACAGATGATCGCAACAGCGATACGCGGTGTTTTCAGCAACTCAAGCCGTGAACGTCCTTTGGGTTCGTTCTCTGTGGGTTTTGGTGGTGTTGGGATGTCGAGAAAGAAGAACAGGGCAGAGCCCAGAACGTTGATCCCGATCACAGCCAGATAGGTGCCGAGAAACGGGATGACATAGGCCTGAGAGGTGAGTTTCACGATTTGCGGACCAATGATCGCCGCAGCCAAGCCACCGGCCATGACATAGGAGATAGCCTTGGGGCGATAGGCGTCCGACGCTGTGTCCGCAGCGGCGAAACGATAGAACCCGTGTGCGCTCATGTAGATGCCAGTCAGCAGACTGCCGACTAGAAAGACGGGGAAAGACCCAAGGAACAGGCCATATGCGCCCACAAGCCCCCCCAATGCGCCCGCAGTTGCACCGACAAGGAACCCCGCGCGCCGGCCCCAGCGCTGCATTATGGCTGAGATCGGCGTCGCCGCCAGCATGGATCCCAGAACAATCAGGGAAATGGGCAACGTCGCAAGGCACGGGTTCGAGGCCAGCGACTGGCCTGCCAGCCCGCCGACAATGAACATCATCGGCATTTGTGCACCCAGAACGGCCTGTGCGGCCACCAAAACGGCCACGTTACGCTTGGCCTGACGGTCATCTGGAGCTGTTGAGGTCATTGTCATGGGCGAATGGTTATCGGCTAAGCGTTTGGGGCACAAGCGACTTGCATCTGCGGCACATGCGCCTAACGTGCCGATGAACGCCGAGCAGGGAGGTCGCATGTCCGTAGGTCGTATTATCGAAACCAACGATTGCGTGGCAGAAGGGGCCGAATGGTTGGCTCAAGCCTGCCCGCGCATGGCGTATGCGATCGAACAGACTGGCCCTTTGCCCCTGCGCCGCCGTCCGGATGGCTTTGCGCAATTACTCAGTGCAATTGTCAGCCAGCAGGTCAGCGTGGCATCGGCGCGTGCGATCTGGAAAAGGTTGCAGGACGCGAAACTGACCGGTCCGCGCAAGATCATGTGGGCCACGGATGAGGATCTGCGCGCTGCGGGCTTGAGCCGCCAAAAGATCCGCTATGCACGGGCGCTGGCTGAGGCGCGCATTGACTTCAAATCGTTGCGCGAAGCGTCTGACGCCGAGGTTGTTGAAACTTTGACGCAAGTGTCCGGGATCGGCGTCTGGACGGCCGAGATCTATGCTATGTTTTCCCTGGGCCGCGCCGACGTGATCGCACCCGGCGATCTGGCGCTGCAAGAAGCCGCGCGTGTCCTCTATGACCTGCCCAAACGCCCGACGGACAAGGAACTGCGCCAAATGGCCGAAGCGTGGTCGCCCTGGCGGTCGGTTGCGGCACGGGTTCTGTGGGCCTATTACCGGGTTGATAAACAAAGAGAAGGGATCAGATGACACGGGTTTTGAATGCGCTGAGGAAAGAGCCTGTTTCGGGCGACACGCGATCAGTCGTAGTGTTCGTGCACGGCTATGGCGCAAATGGCGCTGACCTGTTGGGGTTGGCCGATCCGCTGGGCGAGCATCTGCCTGACACGCTGTTTGTGGCCCCTGATGCGCCCGAGCAGATTCCGGGAATGCCAAACGGGTTTCAGTGGTTCCCGATTCCGTGGATTGACGGCTCGTCCGAAGAAGAAGCGCGCCGTGGCATGGAAATGGCAGTTGAAGACTTCAACGCTTTTCTGGACGCCCTAATGGTGGACGAAGATGTGCTGCCCGAGCAGGTTGTGCTGTTTGGCTTCAGCCAGGGCACGATGATGAGCCTGCATGTTGCACCACGCCGCGAGGACCCGGTTGCGGGCATCGTCGCCTTTTCTGGCCGGTTGCTGGAACCTGATCTTTTGCCCGACGAAACTGTCAACCGGATGCCGGTCCTGCTGGTGCATGGCGATGCGGATGATGTCGTGCCGCCACAATCGCTGCCCGAGGCCGCCGAAGCCCTGCAGGCTGCCGATTTCAAAGAGGTCTACGCGCATGTCATGAAAGGTACCGGCCATGGCATTGCCCCGGACGGGCTGAGTGTCGCGCTGGCCTTCATGCGCGACAAGCTGAGTCTGTAGCCTTTGAAATCAGATCAGCGGAACGTCCAAGCGTTCCGCACCAGATCAAGACCAAAGATGTGCTTCGGCAAACTCGACTGAGTTTCCAGCCGGGTCACGCACGTACAAAGACCGTGCACCGCTGGGCCAGTCAAATTCGGCGTCCACGGGGATATTCCAATCCAGCAGGTGTTTGCGCATGGCCGCAATCTCATCGCGTGACAATACAAGACACACATGGCCGGGGCCGCGCGCACCATGAGGTGGGACAGGCATATTAGGGTTTAGAGGCGGCTGTTCTGTTTGGTCGGGGTTAAAGACCAGCAGGACCGACCTGCCAATGCGAAAGAAAACATGGCGATTGTCGACACGCTGTATCCGCTCAAGATTCAGAATCTCGCCGTAAAACTGTTCCGCAGCATCCAGATCGTCTGCGTAAAGCGCCGCCTCCAGTATGGCAGAAGGGGTAGGTATATCTGGCGTGAGTTTCATGCCCCAACTGTATCAGAGCAGGGCAGGTTTTGTCACCGGCGCGGGCGACGGTCTCGTTTGCGCTGAGGCGCGGCACTCAGCGTCGGCATCGGCAGGCTGTCCCATTGACCGGGCTCTAAGTCATCCAGGGTCCAGTCTCCGACGCGATAGCGGATCAGGCGTAGGGTAGGCAGACCCACCGCGGCCGTCATCCGCCGCACCTGCCGGTTCTTTCCCTCGCGGATGGTCAGTTCCAGCCAACTGTCGGGAACGCTTTTACGCTCTCGGATAGGTGGAATGCGAGGCCAGAGCCCCTCGGGCTCATCAATCTGCCGTACCTTTGCAGGGCGCGTCAGGCCATCCTTCAACTCAACCCCGTTGCGCAGCGCTTTCAAAGCTGTGCCATCAGGGACGCCTTCGATCTGAACCCAATAGGTTTTGGCCATCTTATGCTTCGGGTCGGATATCTGGGCTTGCAGCTTCCCATGATCCGTCAGCAGCATCAAACCTTCGCTGTCACGGTCCAGACGACCGGCGGGGTAGACACCCGGCAGGTCGATAAAATCAGACAGTGTGTTACGCGGACTTTCGACATTGGCGCGGTCGGTGAACTGCGGCAGCACGTCATACGGTTTGTTGAAGCGAATGAACCAGGACATGACCCGCGCATAGCCCGAAGGACGCACCCGACGCAAGCTGTGGATAAGTGTCACGTACCTGTCACAGATTCGGCTTACCCAGTCTGCGACATATTGTGGAAACTCAGGGCTTGTCAGAGTTTTAACACGATATATAGTTACCTTAAGGCCGGGGCGGGTGCTCCCCGCTCTGGTGTCACAAACGGGCAGCTGAGAGCGAGGAGCGATTCTGTGATGGACGGAGATTTCAGGACCGAATTTGTAAGAGAGCCGGGTATGCTCAAACAACACCCGGCCCTGGTTTTGAACGCCGATTACCGCCCCTTGTCCTACTACCCGTTGTCCTTGTGGCCCTGGCAAGAGGCGATCAAAGCGGCCTGGCTGGATCGGGTCGACATCGTGGCCGAATATGACGAGGTCGTCCGAAGCCCGAGCACCGAGATCCGAATACCCTCGGTCGTTGTATTGAAAGACTATGTAAAACCCAGAAAGCGCGTGGCCTTCACGCGCTTTAATTTATTTTTGCGGGATGAATTCCGCTGCCAGTACTGCGGCAGCCGCGATAACCTGACATTTGACCATGTGGTGCCGCGCGCGGCAGGCGGCGTGACCAGTTGGCAGAACGTGGTGGCGGCCTGTAGCCCCTGCAACCTGCGTAAAGGGTCCAAATCGCTGCGTCAGGCGGGGATGACATTGCGCAAGCCGCCACGTCAACCTGATGCTGAAGCGCTGCGCAATATTGGGCGGAAGTTCCCGCCGAACCATCTGCACGAAAGCTGGATCGACTTCCTGTATTGGGATGCGGAACTGGACGAGTTTTAAGCGCGCGCCCGCCAGGCCGCGATCCAGATCAGCATCAGCACTGCCGAGGCGATGGCATTCCAGCCTGCCATCGAGATGCCGAACATCTCCCACGGGATTTCGTCACAGCGCACCAGTGGCGCGTTCATGATCTGATCGAACAGATCGTCGTTGCTCAGTCCGCTGATATCGCCCGACGTACATGTGCTGGGGCCTTCCCACCAGTCTTGCTCAACACCGGCATGAAAGGCCCCGATGGCACCCGTTGTTGCAGCAGCTGCTGCGCCCAGCAGCGGCAGGATACCAAATCTTGGCAAGGCCAGCGCCGCCACGCCAATCACAACAGCCACCGCATGGGGGTAACGCTGCCAGATGCACATTTTGCAGGGTGCAAGCCCGCCCAAATACTGGAATCCCCACGCGCCCAATAGCAGGGCTGCTGAGCCAATCGTGGCGAGGGCCACAAGTACGGATTTTTTTGTCATAGATATTTAACCGCCACGAACCCGCCAAAAAGAAGGATGATGAACAGCGTGAACATAAGGCCCAGACGCTTTTCGATAAAGTCCCGGATCGGCTCGCCGAAGCCCCAAAGCAGGCCGGCAACCAGAAAGAATCGCATGGCCCGCGCCAGAATCGATGTGGCGATGAATGTGCCCAGCGGCATTCCGGTCCAGCCGGACATGATGGTGATGACCTTGTAGGGGAAGGGCGTCACACCCGCAGCCAGCACAGCCCAGAACCCGAAATCGTTGAATCGGGTGTTGAATTCTTCCATCGCGTGCGCTTTGCCCATGGATTCCAGAATGGGCTGACCGATGCTTTCATAGAAGAACGCGCCAATCGCATAACCCAGCATCCCGCCTAAAACCGAAGCCACCAGCGCAACGGTTGCAATCAACCAGGCGCGTGACGGGCGGGCCAGAATCATCGGAATCATCAAGACGTCAGGAGGAATCGGAAAAAACGAGCTTTCGATGAAGGCGACAATGGCCAAGGCCC
The genomic region above belongs to Ruegeria sp. HKCCD4315 and contains:
- a CDS encoding outer membrane protein, which encodes MNPCAKSLSVLFAATFIASASPVFAEDWTGGYVGLSFGYADADGPGGASGDDTVFGAHIGYDQDFGNFVLGGEFEYNRLSLDLGSTQGSLDSMTRLKLRGGYDFGSALGYVVVGAARAETSVDNDTAAVYGIGVAYPIGENFVISGEALRQDFDDVTRSNGRLDSNVFNLRTTFRF
- a CDS encoding pyridoxal phosphate-dependent aminotransferase, yielding MNLSKRITQITGGGSDGWDVFYRARRMLSEGQAVTELTIGEHDIRTDPSILHAMDLSAREGHTGYAMVPGTDLLRDTVAARVQTHTGVPTTRNNVLITPGGQSALFAAHMAVCDLGDVGLFLDPYYATYPGTIRGVGAVARAVQTAVEDAFQPSAERIDSAADGAVSLLINTPNNPTGVVYSRQSLEAVAEVCQRRGLWLISDEVYDTQVWEGEHLSPRALPGMKERTLVVGSMSKSHAMTGSRCGWIVGPEEVIAHLINLATHTTYGVPGFIQDASSFALAAGSELEEKIAAPFRRRRSMAMKILQTQDTVGLVPAQGAMYLMLDVRKTGLSGEGFANALLDSHAIAVMPGESFGAAAAGHIRVAMTVDDDRFASALRTLCSFAEQLAKRHAAE
- a CDS encoding MmcQ/YjbR family DNA-binding protein, with translation MDRDYINSICQEFPGAELSDPWGGGHDAWKVGGKMFACIGIANDGVSVKTPDVETAQMVIDAGVGVKAPYFHRSWVRLPFDAEAEELRHRLTVSYDLVRASLTKKLQATLPPRS
- the cysS gene encoding cysteine--tRNA ligase, whose translation is MTTIKLHNTRTRTKEDFAPIDPENVRMYVCGPTVYDRAHLGNARPVVVFDVLYRLLRHVYGADHVTYVRNFTDVDDKINATALARKQAGAEGTLEQLVQERSDETIGWYLHDMGALGTLEPNEMPRATQYIDQMIVMIEGLIAKGHAYAAEGHALFAVDSWKEGYGKLSGRSVDDMIAGARVEVAPYKKNPMDFVLWKPSTDELPGWDSPWGRGRPGWHIECSAMSYELLGESFDIHGGGNDLMFPHHENEIAQSCCAHPEGEFARYWLHNEMLQVEGKKMSKSLGNFFTVHDLLEQGVPGEVIRFVFLQTHYRKPMDWTEKKAREAEATLRKWRALTAGVEPAASAAPEVVAALSDDLNTAGAMTELYRLASDGDAAGLLTSAQLLGLLLPEMGAWADTASVDLTAHADRLANARASAMQNKDFSEVDRLKVAYVAAGLEVRMTKEGVELVPGAGFDASKLEEV
- the cimA gene encoding citramalate synthase, giving the protein MTKERLYLYDTTLRDGQQTQGVQFSTAEKVQIAQELDALGVDYIEGGWPGANPTDSAFFEAAPKSSARLTAFGMTKRAGRSAENDDVLAAVMNAGTQAVCLVGKSHDYHVTHALGISLEDNVENVRASVAHIVAQGREALFDAEHFFDGYKDNPDYAVAVCRAALDAGARWVVLCDTNGGALPSEVGRIVSEVISAGLPGDRLGIHTHNDTENAVACSLAAVEAGARQIQGTLNGLGERCGNANLTALIPTLLLKEPYASQFETGVSLDALAGLTRISRMLDDVLNRVPSKQAAYVGASAFAHKAGLHASAILKDPSTYEHVEPASVGNSRIIPMSNQAGQSNLRKRLTEAGLSVEAGDPALGRILERIKTREADGYSYDTAQASFELLARDELGQLPEFFEVKRYKVTVERRKNKYNKMVSLSEAVVVVKVDGEKKLSVSESMDDSGSDRGPVNALSKALAKDLGRYSQVLSDMRLVDFKVRITQGGTEAVTRVIIDSEDGQGRRWSTVGVSANIVDASFEALLDAIQWKLVRDCDPQKAAAE
- a CDS encoding squalene/phytoene synthase family protein; protein product: MVFDDDVKACAALVQRADPDRFRAAMAAPVAARAVLFPIYALNVEVARAPWVTQESMIAEMRLQWWRDALQEIAEGTTVRRHEVVTPLSRVLSPHLAGVLDEYVAVRRWDIYRDPFEDQGHFDAYINHSAGSLFVASAQALGMADEVALRDFGYAVGVANWLRAIPELENRGRIPLLDGTPDGVRALAQSALGRLNKARANRAAISAEARPALSAGWQADWVLKQAVARPERVAAGALIPGEMRQRVSLMWTVSSGRW
- a CDS encoding MFS transporter codes for the protein MTMTSTAPDDRQAKRNVAVLVAAQAVLGAQMPMMFIVGGLAGQSLASNPCLATLPISLIVLGSMLAATPISAIMQRWGRRAGFLVGATAGALGGLVGAYGLFLGSFPVFLVGSLLTGIYMSAHGFYRFAAADTASDAYRPKAISYVMAGGLAAAIIGPQIVKLTSQAYVIPFLGTYLAVIGINVLGSALFFFLDIPTPPKPTENEPKGRSRLELLKTPRIAVAIICAMVSYALMNLVMTSTPLAVVGCGFSANDAADIVTSHVLAMYIPSFFTGHLIARFGVEKVVALGLAILASAGVVALQGVELGNFFLALVLLGIGWNFGFIGATTMLADSHDPQERGRMQGLNDLLVFGGVTLASLASGGLMNCSGGSAIEGWTAVNLAMVPLLTLAGGALLWLVLRPADPERA
- a CDS encoding DNA-3-methyladenine glycosylase, translated to MSVGRIIETNDCVAEGAEWLAQACPRMAYAIEQTGPLPLRRRPDGFAQLLSAIVSQQVSVASARAIWKRLQDAKLTGPRKIMWATDEDLRAAGLSRQKIRYARALAEARIDFKSLREASDAEVVETLTQVSGIGVWTAEIYAMFSLGRADVIAPGDLALQEAARVLYDLPKRPTDKELRQMAEAWSPWRSVAARVLWAYYRVDKQREGIR
- a CDS encoding alpha/beta hydrolase; translated protein: MTRVLNALRKEPVSGDTRSVVVFVHGYGANGADLLGLADPLGEHLPDTLFVAPDAPEQIPGMPNGFQWFPIPWIDGSSEEEARRGMEMAVEDFNAFLDALMVDEDVLPEQVVLFGFSQGTMMSLHVAPRREDPVAGIVAFSGRLLEPDLLPDETVNRMPVLLVHGDADDVVPPQSLPEAAEALQAADFKEVYAHVMKGTGHGIAPDGLSVALAFMRDKLSL
- a CDS encoding VOC family protein codes for the protein MKLTPDIPTPSAILEAALYADDLDAAEQFYGEILNLERIQRVDNRHVFFRIGRSVLLVFNPDQTEQPPLNPNMPVPPHGARGPGHVCLVLSRDEIAAMRKHLLDWNIPVDAEFDWPSGARSLYVRDPAGNSVEFAEAHLWS
- a CDS encoding rRNA large subunit pseudouridine synthase E, which produces MSWFIRFNKPYDVLPQFTDRANVESPRNTLSDFIDLPGVYPAGRLDRDSEGLMLLTDHGKLQAQISDPKHKMAKTYWVQIEGVPDGTALKALRNGVELKDGLTRPAKVRQIDEPEGLWPRIPPIRERKSVPDSWLELTIREGKNRQVRRMTAAVGLPTLRLIRYRVGDWTLDDLEPGQWDSLPMPTLSAAPQRKRDRRPRR
- a CDS encoding HNH endonuclease; the protein is MDGDFRTEFVREPGMLKQHPALVLNADYRPLSYYPLSLWPWQEAIKAAWLDRVDIVAEYDEVVRSPSTEIRIPSVVVLKDYVKPRKRVAFTRFNLFLRDEFRCQYCGSRDNLTFDHVVPRAAGGVTSWQNVVAACSPCNLRKGSKSLRQAGMTLRKPPRQPDAEALRNIGRKFPPNHLHESWIDFLYWDAELDEF
- a CDS encoding disulfide bond formation protein B, whose product is MTKKSVLVALATIGSAALLLGAWGFQYLGGLAPCKMCIWQRYPHAVAVVIGVAALALPRFGILPLLGAAAAATTGAIGAFHAGVEQDWWEGPSTCTSGDISGLSNDDLFDQIMNAPLVRCDEIPWEMFGISMAGWNAIASAVLMLIWIAAWRARA